The following nucleotide sequence is from Endozoicomonas sp. GU-1.
ATTGAGCAAGCGAATCACCAAGGAAGAAGCGATTCTCTACAAGACTTACGATAGAATCAAAGGTGTCTGAAACCGGCAGTTAAATGATCGGCTGATTCTCAGCCGATCATTATTCCCTTCTAGAAGAATACAAACCCAAGCAGCACCACACCCAGAACCATCCGATAGATGACAAATGGCATAAGCCCGATACGGTTGATAAATGCCAGGAAGAAATGCACACAGAGCCAGGCACTGACAGCCGACACCAGGGTTCCAAGGGACAGTGTCTGCCAGTCCACCGGCACCGTGCTTTCTGCCAGATCCAGCATCAACAGGCTACCCGCCCCCAGAATCACGGGAATTGACAGCAGGAACGAGAACCGGGCAGCCGCATCACGGGTAAAGCCCATCATTAACGCGGTCGTCATGGTAATACCAGAACGGGATGTGCCCGGGATCAGCGCCAGTGCCTGGGCAAGGCCAATCAGCATCGCCTGTCTGAAAGACATCTGTTCCAGGGGTTGAATACGTTTGCCTTGCAGATCTGCCCAGCCCAGCAGGGCACCAAAAAT
It contains:
- a CDS encoding undecaprenyl-diphosphate phosphatase — its product is MDTLQTIILALIQGITEFLPISSSGHLILPAQLLGWTDQGLAFDVAVHIGTLAAVIAYFWKDLFAIARDWLGSLVGKGATVNSRLGWYLIFATLPAVVFGLALKKMGLDEAMRTVAVIAGTTLIFGALLGWADLQGKRIQPLEQMSFRQAMLIGLAQALALIPGTSRSGITMTTALMMGFTRDAAARFSFLLSIPVILGAGSLLMLDLAESTVPVDWQTLSLGTLVSAVSAWLCVHFFLAFINRIGLMPFVIYRMVLGVVLLGFVFF